The following coding sequences are from one Triticum dicoccoides isolate Atlit2015 ecotype Zavitan chromosome 4A, WEW_v2.0, whole genome shotgun sequence window:
- the LOC119287409 gene encoding S-adenosylmethionine carrier 1, chloroplastic/mitochondrial-like, with amino-acid sequence MGGGGGGEGEEKPFNFLQILCEGVIAGGAAGVVVETALYPIDTIKTRLQAARAGSQIQWKGLYSGLGGNLVGVLPASALFVGIYEPTKRKLLDMFPENLSAVAHLTAGAVGGLGASLIRVPTEVVKQRMQTGQFRTAPDAVRLIVAKEGFRGLFAGYGSFLLRDLPFDAIQFCIYEQLRIGYKLMAKRELKDPENALIGAFAGAITGAITTPLDVLKTRLMVQGQTKQYSGIVSCAKTILREEGPGAFLKGIEPRVLWIGIGGSIFFGVLEKTKSVLAERSSRKAALAEKDE; translated from the exons atgggcggcggcggcggcggggaaggggaAGAGAAGCCCTTCAATTTCCTCCAGATCCTCTGCG AGGGCGTCATAGCCGGAGGCGCCGCCGGGGTCGTGGTGGAGACGGCGCTCTACCCTATCGACACCATCAAGACCAGGCTTCAG GCTGCTCGAGCTGGAAGTCAAATTCAATGGAAAGGCCTGTATTCTGGATTAGGTGGAAATCTTGTCGGTGTTCTCCC GGCTTCTGCTCTGTTTGTGGGAATATACGAACCAACTAAACGGAAGCTACTGGACATGTTTCCTGAAAACTTGAGTGCTGTTGCTCATCTT ACTGCAGGTGCTGTTGGAGGGTTGGGTGCTTCTCTCATTCGTGTCCCCACAGAG GTGGTCAAACAAAGAATGCAAACTGGTCAATTCAGGACTGCGCCTGATGCTGTTCGTCTCATAGTTGCAAAGGAAGGATTTAGAGGGCTTTTTGCT GGTTATGGTTCATTTTTACTTCGAGATCTTCCGTTTGATGCCATTCAATTCTGCATATACGAGCAACTTCGAATTGGTTACAAGCTTATG GCAAAGAGGGAGCTGAAGGATCCAGAGAATGCACTAATTGGCGCCTTTGCCG GTGCGATTACTGGTGCTATAACAACCCCCCTCGATGTTCTGAAGACAAGGTTGATGGTTCAG GGGCAAACAAAGCAATACTCTGGAATTGTAAGCTGTGCTAAGACGATCTTGAGGGAGGAAGGTCCCGGCGCCTTTTTGAAG GGCATCGAGCCGCGAGTTCTGTGGATCGGCATCGGCGGGTCCATCTTCTTCGGCGTGCTGGAGAAGACCAAGTCGGTCCTCGCTGAGAGGAGCAGCCgcaaggctgcgctggcggagaaGGACGAGTGA
- the LOC119287411 gene encoding carbonyl reductase [NADPH] 2-like gives TCRRSLQRRRRCWSVCRCCQPGRARRGKGMAADAAYVKRVLLACNGGGDAVSRGVAVGLARHGCRLVLVGDEGALAATAEEARRCAAGGAAAVAVVGLDFAACDEAAVGAAVEAAWRCFGDGGLDALVNCCSYEGEVQDCLSVTEDEYNKTMKVNVITPWLLIKAIAKRFRDAQSGGSVVCLTQIIGAERGLYPGAAAYGTSLGAVHQLVRLSAMELGKHKIRVNAVCRGLHLGDKFPVSVGEEKAEKATREVMPLRRWLDPEKDLASTVLYLVGDDSRFMTGTTIYVDGAQSIVRPRMRSFL, from the exons ACGTGTCGACGCTCGCTGCAAAGGCGACGACGCTGTTGGAGTGTTTGTCGCTGCTGCCAGCCGGGAAGAGCAAGAAGGGGAAAGGGGATGGCCGCCGACGCCGCCTACGTGAAGCGGGTGCTGCTCGCCTGCAACGGCGGCGGCGACGCCGTCTCGCGGGGGGTCGCCGTCGGCCTAGCCAGGCACGGCTGCAG GCTGGTCCTGGTGGGCGACGAGGGCGCCCTGGCCGCGACGGCGGAGGAGGCGCGGCGCTGCGCGGCCGGAGGGGCGGCGGCCGTCGCGGTGGTTGGGCTGGACTTCGCGGCCTGCGACGAGGCGGCCGTCGGCGCCGCGGTGGAGGCGGCCTGGCGCTGCTTCGGGGACGGCGGACTCGACGCCCTGGTCAACTGCTGCTCCTACGAGG GGGAAGTGCAAGACTGCCTCAGCGTGACTGAAGATGAGTACAACAAGACCATGAAAGTCAATGTAATCACACCCTGGCTTCTGATAAAGGCGATCGCCAAGCGGTTCCGCGATGCGCAGTCCGGCGGCTCTGTGGTATGCTTGACCCAGATCATCGGCGCCGAGAGAGGATTGTATCCGGGGGCGGCGGCATATGGCACAAGTTTAGGCGCCGTTCACCAGCTCGTCAGA CTATCGGCGATGGAGCTCGGCAAGCACAAGATCAGGGTGAATGCCGTCTGCCGCGGCCTCCACCTGGGGGACAAGTTCCCTGTCTCTGTTGGGGAGGAGAAGGCCGAGAAGGCGACCAGGGAGGTAATGCCGCTGCGGCGGTGGCTGGACCCAGAGAAGGACCTCGCTTCCACGGTGCTGTACCTGGTCGGCGACGACTCCCGCTTCATGACAGGCACCACCATCTACGTCGACGGCGCACAGTCCATAGTGCGCCCTCGCATGCGTTCCTTCCTGTAG